One stretch of Streptomyces sp. A2-16 DNA includes these proteins:
- a CDS encoding LLM class flavin-dependent oxidoreductase, with the protein MRTSTTIEASGGDWREIVAYVTEAEKLGLDICWVAEAWGSEAPSPLGYLAAKTERMLLGSGIIQLGTRTPMAIARAAITLSQISQGRFLLGLGPSGPQVIEGLHGVPFARPLVRMRETVEIVREAAAGGKVSYSGQEFRIPLPGGEAKPMRLSMRAEHDIPVYLATLSPKMLHLTGEIADGWLGTSFVPEGAKEAYFDHLDQGLAAAGRARADLDVCQGAEVAFADDEEALSAMVAGRKKELAFSLGGMGSATTNFYNNAYSRQGWAEVAAEVRTRWQAGDRDGAAGLVTDDMVLATTLIGTEAMVRRRLRVWRDAGVDTVRFYPAGETLDARLTTLGRAIDLVRDIEDAAAR; encoded by the coding sequence ATGCGCACCTCCACCACGATCGAGGCTTCCGGGGGCGACTGGCGGGAGATCGTCGCCTATGTCACCGAGGCGGAGAAGCTCGGTCTAGACATCTGCTGGGTGGCGGAGGCGTGGGGCTCCGAGGCCCCCTCGCCGCTGGGCTACCTCGCGGCGAAGACCGAGCGCATGCTCCTCGGATCCGGAATCATCCAACTCGGCACCCGCACGCCGATGGCCATCGCCCGCGCCGCGATCACACTGTCGCAGATCTCCCAGGGGCGCTTCCTTCTCGGCCTTGGCCCCTCCGGGCCGCAGGTGATCGAGGGGCTGCACGGCGTACCCTTCGCCCGGCCGTTGGTGCGGATGCGGGAGACCGTCGAGATCGTGCGGGAGGCCGCCGCGGGCGGCAAAGTCTCCTACTCAGGACAGGAGTTCCGGATTCCGCTGCCGGGTGGGGAGGCGAAGCCCATGCGTCTGTCGATGCGTGCCGAGCATGACATTCCGGTCTACCTCGCCACCCTCTCGCCGAAGATGCTGCACCTGACCGGTGAGATCGCCGACGGGTGGCTGGGCACCAGTTTCGTGCCCGAGGGCGCCAAGGAGGCGTACTTCGACCACCTGGACCAGGGCCTGGCCGCCGCCGGTCGCGCCCGTGCCGACCTCGACGTCTGCCAGGGCGCCGAGGTCGCCTTCGCGGACGACGAGGAGGCGCTGAGCGCGATGGTGGCCGGACGCAAGAAGGAACTGGCCTTCAGCCTCGGCGGCATGGGTTCCGCGACCACGAACTTCTACAACAACGCCTACAGTCGCCAGGGTTGGGCCGAGGTGGCCGCCGAAGTCCGGACACGTTGGCAGGCCGGGGACCGGGACGGCGCGGCCGGCTTGGTCACCGACGACATGGTCCTGGCGACCACTCTGATCGGAACCGAGGCCATGGTGCGTCGGCGGCTGCGTGTGTGGCGCGACGCCGGTGTGGACACCGTACGTTTCTATCCGGCCGGAGAGACCCTCGATGCTCGGCTCACCACTCTCGGCCGGGCCATCGACCTGGTCCGTGACATCGAGGACGCGGCGGCACGGTAG
- a CDS encoding helix-turn-helix domain-containing protein yields MLTVMRRTSFAHWPCSIARTMDLLGDWWTPLVLREAFYGIRRFDAFQVSLGIARNTLTDRLRRLVDEGLLERRPYQTDPVRYDYVLTEKGRDFYGVLLVMSRWGDRWLSGEEGPPVVMRHEVCGQEAHAEVVCSSCGEQMTAENTSPRMGPGYPPHLAERPDVRERFAG; encoded by the coding sequence ATGCTGACGGTCATGAGGCGGACATCCTTTGCGCACTGGCCCTGTTCGATCGCGCGCACCATGGACCTGCTCGGGGACTGGTGGACGCCGTTGGTGCTGCGTGAGGCGTTCTACGGGATCCGGCGGTTCGACGCGTTCCAGGTGTCACTGGGGATCGCGCGCAACACCTTGACGGACCGGTTGCGCCGGCTGGTGGACGAGGGGCTGCTGGAGAGACGGCCGTACCAGACGGATCCGGTTCGGTACGACTACGTGCTCACGGAGAAGGGGCGCGACTTCTACGGTGTGCTGCTGGTGATGAGCCGGTGGGGGGACCGCTGGCTGTCCGGTGAAGAGGGCCCGCCGGTGGTCATGCGTCACGAGGTCTGCGGACAGGAAGCCCATGCCGAGGTGGTGTGTTCTTCCTGCGGCGAGCAGATGACCGCGGAGAACACCAGTCCTCGGATGGGCCCCGGCTACCCGCCGCATCTGGCCGAACGGCCGGATGTGCGGGAGCGTTTCGCCGGTTGA
- a CDS encoding SRPBCC family protein has protein sequence MEWTGARYADKPTVEVRTWIAAPPEQVWTLVSDIELMPRMSSELQSVEWLDGRTTPALGARFIGRSKHKALGEWATTSHIVECEPPRVLAWAVENRQNPTAIWRFTLEPQGGGTLLSEWMQMGPARSGLSFAIDRMPEKEQKIVFVRMREFEANMTITLEEIKKLAERARPAGEARL, from the coding sequence ATGGAGTGGACAGGCGCGCGCTATGCGGACAAGCCGACGGTGGAGGTCCGCACCTGGATCGCTGCTCCGCCCGAACAGGTGTGGACGCTCGTGTCCGACATCGAGTTGATGCCGCGTATGAGCTCCGAGCTGCAGTCCGTCGAATGGCTGGACGGCAGGACCACCCCTGCTCTGGGAGCCCGGTTCATCGGCCGGAGCAAGCACAAGGCACTGGGGGAGTGGGCCACCACCTCCCACATCGTCGAGTGCGAGCCGCCGAGGGTGCTTGCCTGGGCCGTCGAGAACCGTCAGAACCCGACGGCGATCTGGCGGTTCACGTTGGAGCCGCAGGGCGGTGGCACTCTGCTGAGCGAATGGATGCAGATGGGACCGGCCCGTTCGGGCCTCTCCTTCGCCATCGATCGCATGCCGGAGAAGGAGCAGAAGATCGTCTTCGTGCGCATGCGGGAGTTCGAGGCCAACATGACCATCACCCTCGAAGAGATCAAGAAGCTGGCCGAGAGGGCCCGGCCCGCGGGCGAGGCGAGGCTCTGA
- a CDS encoding amidase: protein MSDIPFQPAVEQSRALAAGEISSRELVELHLERIATHNTALNAVVTLDPERALREAGEADAARAAGRELGPLHGVPITVKDSFETAGMRTACGRTDLKDYVPDQDAEAVKRLRSAGAVIMGKSNMPPGNQDVQADNPVFGPSSNPWDTSRTSGGSAGGGAVATAAGLTAFDFGSEIGGSTRIPSHFNGLYGHKSTWRSIPLIGHVPYGPGPGRWTEADMGCGGAQVRDARDLIPILRATVGPADYDGGFSYTLAPPRATKLADFRVAVWAEDPACPVDSDVAAAVDDAVTVLRAAGAKITVQPVGLPVDLATNHGKAFQPLLFGAGDRTGLAAASSAAVLARFVQHPRGDAGPALLGTFQSHYHWLQAHMVRNEIRQRWFEFFQDFDIVLMPVTPTAAPAHHNKLIDWFGRPFEVEGVRRPYWDQVKWSAVANVSGGPATTIPVRRGRSGLPIGLQAMGPSGGDLTTIEFAALLGREVDGFVPPPAFVQTSTTGP from the coding sequence GTGAGTGACATCCCCTTCCAGCCCGCGGTGGAGCAGTCACGCGCGCTGGCCGCGGGTGAGATCTCGAGCCGGGAACTCGTCGAGCTCCATCTTGAGCGGATCGCCACTCATAACACCGCGTTGAACGCGGTGGTGACCCTCGACCCCGAGCGGGCCCTTCGCGAGGCCGGTGAAGCGGACGCCGCGCGGGCGGCCGGGCGGGAGCTCGGCCCTCTGCACGGTGTGCCGATCACGGTCAAGGACAGCTTCGAGACGGCCGGGATGCGCACCGCCTGCGGGCGAACGGACCTCAAGGACTACGTGCCCGACCAGGACGCCGAGGCGGTCAAGCGGCTGCGTTCGGCCGGTGCCGTGATCATGGGGAAGAGCAACATGCCTCCGGGCAACCAGGATGTCCAAGCCGACAACCCGGTGTTCGGCCCTTCATCGAACCCGTGGGACACGAGCCGCACCTCGGGCGGATCCGCCGGGGGCGGTGCCGTCGCCACCGCCGCGGGCCTCACGGCGTTCGACTTCGGCTCGGAAATCGGCGGATCGACCAGGATCCCGTCCCACTTCAACGGGCTCTACGGGCACAAGTCGACCTGGCGGTCGATACCCCTCATCGGGCATGTGCCCTATGGCCCGGGCCCGGGACGATGGACCGAGGCCGACATGGGCTGCGGCGGCGCGCAGGTCCGCGACGCCCGTGACCTCATACCGATCCTGCGGGCAACGGTCGGGCCCGCCGACTACGACGGCGGTTTCAGCTACACACTCGCACCGCCCCGCGCGACCAAGCTCGCCGACTTCCGGGTCGCTGTCTGGGCTGAGGATCCCGCGTGTCCGGTCGACAGCGACGTCGCGGCAGCCGTGGACGACGCAGTCACTGTGCTGCGGGCGGCCGGCGCGAAGATCACGGTCCAGCCCGTCGGCCTCCCTGTCGACCTCGCGACGAATCACGGGAAGGCCTTCCAGCCCCTGCTCTTCGGCGCGGGCGACCGCACCGGCCTAGCTGCTGCCTCCAGCGCCGCGGTGCTGGCCCGGTTCGTCCAGCACCCGCGGGGTGACGCCGGTCCCGCCCTGCTCGGAACCTTCCAGTCGCACTATCACTGGCTGCAGGCCCACATGGTGCGCAATGAGATCCGGCAGCGATGGTTCGAGTTCTTCCAGGACTTCGACATCGTGCTCATGCCGGTCACCCCGACGGCCGCCCCCGCCCACCACAACAAGCTGATCGACTGGTTCGGGCGGCCATTCGAAGTCGAAGGTGTGCGACGCCCTTACTGGGACCAGGTCAAGTGGAGCGCCGTCGCCAACGTCTCCGGGGGGCCGGCGACGACCATCCCGGTGCGCCGAGGCAGGAGCGGACTGCCCATCGGTCTGCAGGCCATGGGCCCGAGCGGGGGCGATCTCACCACCATCGAGTTCGCCGCCCTGCTGGGCCGGGAAGTGGACGGCTTCGTGCCGCCTCCGGCCTTCGTCCAGACCTCCACCACTGGACCCTGA